One window from the genome of Nicotiana tomentosiformis chromosome 5, ASM39032v3, whole genome shotgun sequence encodes:
- the LOC104114549 gene encoding pentatricopeptide repeat-containing protein At3g56030, mitochondrial-like gives MLALRKLSSSSKSSSFLCSFAIQSSICSSATIPDVPSCTYYDARINEAGRQGDFATVHHLLNKRVTDGFFNTINTFKFVSTTNLSILDDLLDTIARLDNGYPKKCSYDCLIARLSKMHCISEATRVAETMVSKRHGVNNVTFHPIINALTKEEEFHEAWRVMEVMRSNGIAPDLTAYNFLLTGYCFTGDVVSAAGVLAKMEEEELGADTRTYDALVLGTCRVGKLDAALAVLRRMVDDGVSPLYCTHAHIIGALLKYQLYEQAAEFVRSYAGRDVKLDSENFGILATRLITRGKFEEAKELVKEMTERRLALGPRLKDFYELHVRS, from the coding sequence ATGCTAGCACTTCGCAAGCTCTCCTCAAGCTCAAAATCATCTAGCTTTCTCTGTTCCTTCGCTATCCAAAGCTCAATCTGCAGCTCCGCCACGATACCCGACGTTCCCAGTTGCACTTACTACGACGCGCGCATCAACGAGGCTGGCCGGCAAGGAGATTTCGCCACTGTCCACCACCTCCTCAACAAGCGCGTGACCGATGGCTTCTTCAACACCATCAATACCTTCAAGTTCGTTTCTACAACTAACCTCTCCATACTCGACGATCTATTGGATACGATAGCTCGCTTAGACAATGGTTACCCAAAAAAGTGCTCCTACGACTGTCTCATCGCGCGTCTCTCGAAGATGCACTGCATTTCGGAGGCCACGCGTGTTGCCGAAACCATGGTGAGTAAAAGGCACGGAGTGAACAATGTCACGTTTCATCCCATAATCAACGCGCTCACGAAGGAGGAGGAATTCCACGAAGCGTGGCGCGTGATGGAAGTGATGAGATCTAACGGTATCGCACCCGATTTGACGGCGTATAATTTTCTGCTGACTGGTTATTGTTTCACCGGAGATGTGGTATCGGCTGCCGGAGTTCTAGCGAAGATGGAGGAGGAAGAGCTCGGGGCGGATACGAGGACGTACGACGCACTGGTTTTAGGCACGTGTAGAGTTGGGAAATTGGATGCGGCTTTGGCAGTGTTGAGGAGGATGGTAGATGATGGAGTTTCGCCATTGTATTGCACACACGCCCACATTATCGGCGCGTTGCTGAAGTACCAGCTTTATGAACAAGCAGCAGAGTTTGTTAGAAGCTATGCAGGGAGAGACGTGAAATTGGATTCGGAGAATTTTGGAATACTGGCGACCAGGTTGATCACCAGAGGTAAATTCGAGGAAGCTAAGGAACTGGTGAAAGAGATGACTGAAAGGAGATTGGCATTGGGTCCTAGATTGAAGGATTTCTATGAATTGCATGTTAGATCATGA